The following proteins come from a genomic window of Burkholderia stabilis:
- a CDS encoding 4a-hydroxytetrahydrobiopterin dehydratase has product MIHKLTSEERKTRLEGLPLWTAMPGRDAIQRSLRFADFNEAFGFMTRVAIKAQEMDHHPEWFNVYNRVDITLSTHDADGLTERDIELAQFIDRAGAHAKPAA; this is encoded by the coding sequence ATGATCCACAAGCTCACATCAGAAGAACGCAAGACCCGGCTCGAAGGCCTGCCGCTCTGGACGGCCATGCCGGGCCGCGACGCGATCCAGCGCAGCCTGCGCTTCGCCGATTTCAACGAAGCCTTCGGCTTCATGACGCGCGTCGCGATCAAGGCGCAGGAGATGGACCACCATCCGGAATGGTTCAACGTGTACAACCGCGTCGACATCACGCTGTCGACCCACGACGCCGACGGCCTCACCGAACGCGACATCGAACTGGCGCAGTTCATCGACCGGGCCGGCGCGCACGCGAAACCGGCTGCCTGA
- a CDS encoding response regulator transcription factor, with amino-acid sequence MRLLLIEDDRPIARGIQSSLEQAGFTVDMVHDGIFAEQALAQNRHELVILDLGLPGIDGMTLLTRFRQTNRHTPVIVLTARDELNDRIQGLNSGADDYMLKPFEPAELEARIRAVMRRSGPHSDMPRPEVSLGGVRLSGVDRRIFNDDKPLELSPREFAVLEMLLLRHGRVVSKAQLQDHLTHFGGDLGDTAIEVYVHRVRKKLEQCRVEIVTVRGFGYLLQEIRQTASV; translated from the coding sequence ATGCGACTCCTTCTGATCGAAGACGACCGCCCCATCGCACGCGGTATCCAGAGCAGCCTCGAGCAGGCTGGCTTCACCGTCGACATGGTGCATGACGGCATTTTTGCCGAACAGGCGCTGGCACAAAACCGCCACGAACTCGTGATCCTCGACCTCGGCCTGCCGGGCATCGACGGGATGACGCTGCTCACGCGCTTCCGCCAGACCAACCGCCACACGCCCGTCATCGTGCTGACCGCGCGTGACGAGCTGAACGACCGGATCCAGGGCCTGAACTCGGGCGCCGACGATTACATGCTCAAGCCGTTCGAGCCGGCCGAGCTCGAAGCGCGCATCCGCGCGGTGATGCGCCGCAGCGGCCCGCACAGCGACATGCCGCGTCCGGAAGTGTCGCTCGGCGGCGTCCGCCTGTCGGGCGTCGACCGCCGCATCTTCAACGACGACAAGCCGCTCGAACTGTCGCCGCGCGAATTCGCGGTGCTCGAGATGCTGCTGCTGCGTCACGGTCGTGTCGTCAGCAAGGCCCAGTTGCAGGATCACCTCACGCACTTCGGCGGCGATCTCGGCGACACCGCGATCGAAGTCTATGTGCACCGCGTGCGCAAGAAACTCGAGCAGTGCCGTGTCGAAATCGTCACGGTGCGCGGCTTCGGCTACCTGCTGCAGGAAATCCGCCAGACGGCGAGCGTCTGA
- a CDS encoding Lrp/AsnC family transcriptional regulator produces the protein MLELDHFDLALLDVLQRFGRATHQQLGEEVPLSPSQIGRRLQRLEAAGVIEGYRVMLRPEKLGLGVTAFTSLKLKHHGDSIIEQFQQQIDVLPEVLECHAVVGDADYLLRIVAPDLNALSQFVMKKLMRVPGVDSVRSNIVLTTFKRNGALPLAHLAPGAA, from the coding sequence ATGCTGGAACTCGATCACTTCGATCTCGCGCTGCTGGACGTGCTGCAGCGCTTCGGTCGCGCGACGCATCAGCAGCTTGGCGAGGAGGTGCCGCTGTCGCCGTCGCAGATCGGCCGGCGGCTGCAGCGGCTCGAGGCGGCGGGCGTGATCGAAGGCTACCGCGTGATGCTGCGCCCCGAAAAGCTCGGGCTCGGCGTCACCGCGTTCACGAGCCTGAAGCTCAAGCACCACGGCGATTCGATCATCGAGCAGTTCCAGCAGCAGATCGACGTGCTGCCCGAAGTGCTCGAATGCCACGCGGTGGTGGGCGACGCCGACTACCTGCTGCGGATCGTCGCGCCGGACCTGAACGCGCTGTCGCAGTTCGTGATGAAGAAGCTGATGCGCGTGCCGGGCGTCGACAGCGTGCGCTCGAACATCGTGCTGACGACCTTCAAGCGCAACGGCGCGCTGCCGCTCGCGCACCTGGCGCCCGGCGCCGCGTGA
- a CDS encoding sensor histidine kinase has protein sequence MSPDPAVTTSLRRSLLRRLAAPLSMLALMSGLIAYWLAWQYTQHVIDRSLADLATAISKQIQIAGPDAPFTVPPLAQAMFSDPAEALIYRISDGEQELAGDPKLPLQGINVRRMHHAYVFEAEYDNRAVRVAQVRVDDVEGGKPMVVEVAQPVRHRYRIAAEFLVAIMMPLLLLLLAGWGIVWRVVNQQLGPLTHLADSLNRQTHTSLEPVDETDVPLEIRPLTSAMNALLGRLKTALDAQRKFIADAAHQLRTPLTAVKLHAEQAAVARDPHQTFTAVRELRAAADRAVRLSNQLLSLARAEPGEQAARFVDVDLAAMAFETGAEWVPRALASHVDLGFQRSDEPGDDEKLTVRGNPVLLREVIANLLDNALKYVPLARPNGARITVNVARGALDDGQPAAEIVVEDNGPGVPANQQADLFKRFFRGDAQSGNGVETGAGLGLAIVHDIIAMHGGTVSYEDASEGGSRFVVRVPLVGRTEKPASETPAAASTH, from the coding sequence ATGTCACCTGATCCGGCTGTGACCACCAGCCTGCGCCGCTCGCTGCTCAGGCGCCTCGCCGCCCCGCTGTCGATGCTCGCGCTGATGAGCGGCCTGATTGCCTACTGGCTCGCGTGGCAATACACGCAGCACGTGATCGACCGCTCGCTCGCCGATCTCGCGACCGCCATCTCGAAACAGATCCAGATCGCCGGCCCCGACGCGCCGTTCACCGTGCCGCCGCTCGCGCAGGCGATGTTCTCCGATCCCGCCGAAGCGCTGATCTACCGGATCAGCGACGGCGAGCAGGAACTCGCCGGCGATCCGAAGCTGCCGCTGCAGGGCATCAACGTGCGCCGCATGCATCACGCGTACGTGTTCGAAGCCGAGTACGACAACCGCGCGGTGCGGGTCGCGCAGGTGCGCGTCGACGATGTCGAGGGCGGCAAGCCGATGGTCGTCGAAGTCGCGCAGCCGGTGCGCCACCGCTACCGGATCGCGGCCGAATTCCTCGTCGCGATCATGATGCCGTTACTGCTGCTGCTGCTCGCGGGCTGGGGCATCGTGTGGCGCGTCGTGAACCAGCAGCTCGGCCCGCTCACGCATCTCGCCGATTCGCTCAACCGGCAGACCCACACATCGCTGGAACCGGTCGACGAAACCGACGTGCCGCTGGAGATCCGGCCGCTCACGAGCGCGATGAACGCACTGCTCGGCCGCCTGAAGACCGCGCTCGATGCGCAGCGCAAGTTCATCGCCGATGCCGCGCACCAGCTGCGCACGCCGCTCACGGCCGTGAAGCTGCATGCCGAGCAGGCGGCCGTCGCGCGCGACCCGCATCAGACTTTCACCGCGGTGCGCGAGCTGCGCGCGGCCGCCGACCGTGCGGTGCGGCTGTCGAACCAGCTGCTGTCGCTCGCCCGGGCGGAACCGGGCGAACAGGCTGCGCGCTTCGTCGACGTCGACCTTGCGGCGATGGCGTTCGAGACCGGCGCCGAATGGGTCCCGCGCGCACTCGCGTCGCACGTCGACCTCGGCTTCCAGCGCAGTGACGAACCCGGCGACGACGAGAAGCTGACCGTGCGCGGCAACCCCGTGCTGCTGCGCGAGGTGATCGCCAACCTGCTCGACAATGCGCTGAAATACGTGCCGCTCGCGCGGCCGAACGGCGCGCGGATCACGGTGAACGTTGCGCGCGGCGCGCTCGACGACGGCCAGCCGGCCGCGGAGATCGTCGTCGAGGACAACGGCCCGGGCGTCCCCGCGAACCAGCAGGCCGACCTGTTCAAGCGCTTCTTCCGCGGCGACGCGCAGAGCGGCAACGGCGTCGAGACCGGCGCGGGGCTCGGCCTCGCGATCGTGCACGACATCATCGCGATGCATGGCGGCACCGTGTCGTACGAGGATGCGTCGGAAGGCGGCTCGCGCTTCGTGGTGAGGGTGCCGCTCGTCGGGCGCACGGAGAAGCCGGCCAGCGAAACACCGGCGGCCGCGTCGACGCACTGA
- a CDS encoding SET domain-containing protein — protein sequence MSSRRIAVRRSGVHGKGVFAVEQIKAGERVVEYKGERISWKEALRRHPHDPSEPNHTFYFALDEGGVIDGKIDGNSARWINHSCAPNCEAEEVKGRVYIHALRDIGPEEELFYDYGLVIDAKLTKKLKREYACHCGAASCRGTLLATSDDGDKKKKKKDKKDGKPESRAKDKKSRK from the coding sequence ATGAGTTCACGCAGGATCGCGGTGCGCCGCTCGGGAGTACACGGCAAAGGCGTGTTCGCGGTGGAGCAGATCAAGGCCGGCGAGCGCGTAGTGGAATACAAGGGCGAACGCATTTCGTGGAAGGAAGCGCTGCGCCGCCATCCGCACGACCCGAGCGAGCCGAACCATACGTTCTACTTCGCACTGGACGAAGGCGGCGTGATCGACGGCAAGATCGACGGCAACAGCGCGCGCTGGATCAACCATTCGTGCGCGCCGAATTGCGAAGCCGAGGAAGTCAAAGGCCGCGTGTACATTCACGCGCTGCGCGACATCGGGCCGGAAGAGGAGCTGTTCTACGACTACGGCCTCGTGATCGACGCGAAGCTGACGAAGAAGCTCAAGCGTGAATACGCATGCCATTGCGGCGCGGCGTCGTGCCGCGGCACGCTGCTCGCGACGTCGGACGACGGCGACAAGAAGAAAAAGAAGAAGGACAAGAAGGACGGCAAGCCCGAGTCCAGGGCGAAGGACAAGAAAAGCAGGAAGTAA
- a CDS encoding LysR family transcriptional regulator: protein MDLTLLRAFATVAREGNLTRAAAHLHLTQPAVSLQIKHLQETLGVTLFTRTSRGLALTRDGQTLLPHAERALAAAADVQRAAAALRHEVRGRLRIGTILDPGFLRLGGFLRALVETHPQIETALRHGMSGWVLEQVRAQALDVGYYIGRPGEDDPLDGALFHTVTLTHFQYRVLAPAGWKERVQRAHDWRALAALPWIWTPPASAHHRLLSRRFANAGAQPVKVAEVDQEQSMLDLVKSGIGLTLARDSTALAEAHAHALTIVERVTVPTELTFVTLAERRDEPAIAAALQLIEAQWAI, encoded by the coding sequence ATGGATCTCACCTTGCTCCGCGCATTCGCGACGGTCGCACGCGAAGGCAACCTGACGCGCGCCGCCGCGCATCTGCACCTGACGCAGCCGGCCGTCAGCCTGCAGATCAAGCATCTGCAGGAAACGCTCGGCGTCACGCTGTTCACGCGCACGTCGCGCGGGCTGGCACTCACGCGCGACGGCCAGACGCTGCTGCCGCATGCGGAACGCGCGCTCGCCGCGGCCGCCGACGTGCAGCGCGCCGCTGCTGCGTTGCGGCACGAGGTGCGCGGCCGGCTGCGGATCGGCACGATCCTCGACCCCGGTTTCCTGCGGCTCGGCGGCTTCCTGCGCGCGCTCGTCGAGACCCATCCGCAGATCGAGACCGCACTGCGGCACGGGATGTCGGGCTGGGTGCTCGAACAGGTGCGCGCGCAGGCGCTCGACGTCGGCTACTACATCGGGCGGCCGGGCGAGGACGATCCGCTCGACGGCGCCCTGTTCCACACCGTCACGCTCACGCATTTCCAATACCGCGTGCTCGCGCCGGCCGGCTGGAAGGAACGCGTGCAGCGCGCGCACGACTGGCGCGCGCTCGCCGCGCTGCCGTGGATCTGGACGCCGCCGGCGTCCGCGCACCACCGGCTGCTGTCGCGCCGCTTCGCGAACGCCGGCGCGCAGCCCGTGAAAGTCGCCGAAGTCGACCAGGAGCAGTCGATGCTCGACCTCGTCAAATCGGGCATCGGGTTGACGCTCGCGCGCGACTCGACCGCGCTGGCCGAAGCACACGCGCATGCGCTGACGATCGTCGAGCGCGTGACGGTACCGACCGAGCTCACGTTCGTGACGCTCGCCGAGCGGCGCGACGAACCGGCGATCGCGGCCGCGCTGCAGCTGATCGAAGCCCAGTGGGCGATATGA
- the phhA gene encoding phenylalanine 4-monooxygenase, translated as MSTVVTAKLQEQFDAGLETRADFTIDQPLAHYGQVDHAVWKQLYARQSALLRARACDAFVAGLGKIELPADRVPSFADVNRQLKPATGWEIVAVPGLVPDRVFFEHLANRRFPVTWWMRRPDQLDYLQEPDCFHDLFGHVPLLIDPVFADYMQAYGRTALAVADDEAALARLARLYWYTVEFGLIRDPRGTHGLSIYGAGIVSSKGESLYSLESAAPNRLGFDLERVMRTKYRIDTFQKTYFVIDDFAQLFALADVDGRALADRLAALPEFAAGAVLDTDRVLHRGTGEGWPDDADA; from the coding sequence ATGTCCACTGTCGTCACCGCGAAACTGCAGGAGCAGTTCGACGCGGGCCTCGAAACCCGCGCAGATTTCACCATCGACCAGCCGCTGGCGCATTACGGCCAGGTCGACCATGCGGTGTGGAAGCAGCTCTATGCGCGCCAGTCGGCGCTGCTGCGCGCTCGCGCATGCGACGCGTTCGTCGCCGGTCTCGGGAAGATCGAGCTGCCGGCCGATCGCGTGCCGTCGTTCGCCGACGTGAATCGCCAGTTGAAGCCCGCGACGGGCTGGGAGATCGTCGCGGTGCCGGGCCTCGTGCCCGACCGCGTGTTCTTCGAGCACCTCGCGAACCGGCGCTTTCCGGTCACCTGGTGGATGCGCCGCCCCGACCAGCTCGACTACCTGCAGGAACCCGACTGCTTCCACGACCTGTTCGGCCATGTGCCGCTGTTGATCGACCCGGTGTTCGCCGACTACATGCAGGCGTACGGCCGCACCGCGCTTGCGGTCGCCGATGACGAAGCGGCGCTTGCCCGCCTCGCGCGGCTCTACTGGTATACGGTCGAATTCGGGCTGATCCGCGACCCGCGCGGCACGCACGGGCTGTCGATCTACGGCGCGGGGATCGTGTCGAGCAAGGGCGAAAGCCTGTACAGCCTCGAAAGTGCGGCGCCGAACCGGCTCGGCTTCGACCTCGAGCGCGTGATGCGCACGAAATACCGGATCGACACGTTCCAGAAAACCTACTTCGTGATCGACGATTTCGCGCAGCTGTTCGCGCTCGCCGATGTCGACGGCCGCGCGCTGGCCGACCGGCTGGCGGCGTTGCCCGAATTCGCGGCCGGCGCGGTGCTCGATACCGACCGCGTGCTGCATCGCGGCACCGGCGAAGGCTGGCCCGACGACGCCGACGCGTGA
- a CDS encoding DUF3717 domain-containing protein has product MSDISIHDLEAAINFWRARSPSSGDELKLCEEANALSKPYALLIVQRESALQLEGLDPKARKAYETYVRLKDGLES; this is encoded by the coding sequence ATGTCCGATATTTCGATCCACGACCTTGAAGCCGCGATCAATTTCTGGCGCGCCCGCTCGCCGTCGAGCGGCGACGAACTCAAACTCTGCGAAGAGGCCAACGCGCTCTCCAAGCCGTATGCGCTGCTGATTGTACAGCGCGAAAGCGCGCTGCAACTGGAAGGTTTGGACCCCAAGGCGCGGAAAGCGTACGAGACTTACGTGCGCCTTAAGGATGGCTTGGAAAGCTGA
- a CDS encoding class IV adenylate cyclase: MARNIEIKARAREFDRLREQAATLATEAPLFYRQQDFFYDVPRGRLKLRRFEDGTPAELIFYQRDDRDGPKASYYTRSPVTNPDAMHALLATALTTRGIVTKERHVYLAGRTRIHLDRVDGLGDFIELEVVLGPDDDEAGGEAEAHDVFTKLGVSQDDLVAVAYVDLLNADSQPEAA, translated from the coding sequence ATGGCCCGCAACATCGAGATCAAAGCCCGCGCCCGCGAATTCGACCGGCTGCGCGAACAGGCCGCTACGCTCGCGACCGAAGCACCGCTGTTCTATCGCCAGCAGGATTTCTTCTATGACGTGCCGCGCGGCAGGCTGAAGCTGCGCCGCTTCGAAGACGGCACGCCCGCCGAACTGATCTTCTACCAGCGCGACGACCGCGACGGCCCGAAGGCGTCGTACTACACGCGCAGCCCCGTGACGAATCCCGACGCGATGCATGCGCTGCTCGCGACCGCACTGACCACGCGCGGGATCGTGACGAAGGAACGGCACGTGTATCTCGCGGGCCGCACGCGCATCCACCTCGACCGCGTCGACGGTCTCGGCGATTTCATCGAACTGGAAGTCGTGCTCGGCCCGGACGACGACGAAGCCGGCGGCGAAGCCGAAGCGCACGACGTGTTCACGAAGCTCGGCGTATCGCAGGACGATCTCGTCGCGGTCGCATACGTCGACCTGCTGAACGCCGACTCGCAGCCCGAAGCGGCCTGA
- a CDS encoding NADH:flavin oxidoreductase/NADH oxidase encodes MTALFSPFTLRGVTLPNRIVISPMCQYSAERGEATDWHMIHLGHLALSGAGLLCIEATAVEPDGRITHGDLGLWDDVTEAALKPVLAAIRKHSPIRIAMQLSHAGRKASSEVPWHGGQLVSVADGGWLPHAPSAVPHKEGETPPLALDAAGLNRIREAFAAAAKRAARLGIDAIEVHAAHGYLLHQFLSPLANRRTDEYGGSRENRMRFPLEIFEIVRAAFPEDRPVGVRVSATDWVEGGWELDDTIAFAHELKRRGCDWIDVSSGGVSPLQKIPLSPGYQVPFAQAVKRAVGMPTFAVGLIDEPAHANRLIEAGDADFVAMARAMLYDPRWPWHAAAELGAQVTAPPQYWRSQPREHKALFGDIAFGQR; translated from the coding sequence ATGACAGCGCTGTTTTCTCCGTTCACGCTGCGCGGCGTGACCCTTCCGAACCGGATCGTGATTTCCCCGATGTGCCAGTATTCGGCCGAACGCGGCGAGGCGACCGACTGGCACATGATTCACCTCGGCCATCTCGCGCTGTCCGGCGCGGGCCTGCTCTGCATCGAGGCGACGGCCGTGGAACCCGACGGGCGCATCACGCATGGCGACCTCGGCCTCTGGGACGACGTGACCGAAGCCGCGCTGAAGCCCGTGCTGGCCGCGATCCGCAAGCATTCGCCGATCCGCATCGCGATGCAGTTGTCGCATGCGGGACGCAAGGCATCGAGCGAGGTGCCGTGGCACGGCGGGCAGCTCGTGTCCGTCGCCGACGGCGGCTGGCTGCCGCATGCGCCGTCGGCCGTGCCGCACAAGGAGGGCGAAACGCCGCCGCTCGCGCTCGATGCGGCCGGCCTGAACCGGATTCGCGAAGCGTTCGCGGCGGCCGCGAAGCGTGCCGCGCGGCTCGGCATCGACGCGATCGAAGTGCATGCGGCGCACGGCTACCTGCTGCACCAGTTCCTGTCGCCGCTCGCGAACCGGCGCACCGACGAATACGGCGGCTCGCGCGAGAACCGGATGCGCTTTCCGCTCGAGATCTTCGAGATCGTGCGCGCGGCGTTTCCGGAGGATCGGCCGGTCGGCGTGCGCGTATCGGCGACCGATTGGGTCGAGGGCGGCTGGGAGCTCGACGACACGATCGCGTTCGCGCACGAACTGAAGCGCCGCGGCTGCGACTGGATCGACGTGTCCTCCGGCGGCGTGTCGCCGCTGCAGAAGATTCCGCTGTCGCCGGGTTACCAGGTGCCGTTCGCGCAGGCCGTGAAGCGTGCGGTCGGCATGCCGACGTTCGCGGTCGGCCTCATCGACGAACCCGCGCATGCGAACCGTCTCATCGAGGCCGGCGACGCCGATTTCGTCGCGATGGCGCGCGCGATGCTGTACGACCCGCGCTGGCCGTGGCACGCGGCCGCCGAGCTCGGCGCGCAGGTGACGGCGCCGCCGCAGTACTGGCGCTCGCAGCCGCGCGAGCACAAGGCGTTGTTCGGCGACATCGCATTCGGCCAGCGTTGA